Part of the Pyrobaculum calidifontis JCM 11548 genome, CCCATTTCGACGGCGAGCTTCATAAGCCTCCTGCGGAGCGACGCAGAATTCCACCGGTAGTACGCCGCGTGGCTCTCCTCGGGTCTAAAAACCACGTACCGCCCTGGGGCTAGGCCAAGGCTCTCCACTGTAGAGGCGTTGGGCCTAAACCTCGAAATCCACATGTACTCAAACACCCCGTCGAAGGTCACCACGCGCCGAGGACAATACCTAGCCCACTCCTCTGCGGGTATTGCCGAGGGGGCTATAAGCACGTCGGATAGAGGCAGGACGAGCCTGTTTACATGCACTGCGTGGGGAGTGTCGTTTAACACCACGAGGGGCTTCCCGAGGCCGAAGACGACCCTCGCCGCGTCAGGCGAGGGGAAGCTCAACATGCCGTCCACGCCCTTGGCCACCTCCACTAGCCCCAGCTGCCTCTCCAGGCCGAACACCAGCTTCTCGTACGTGTTCTTGCCGTATTTCCCAACGCAGAGATGTGGCACGTTGTACATCTTCAACATGTCTTCCACATGCATATACTCTCTACACGTCACCACCACCTCTATGCCCCTCC contains:
- a CDS encoding DUF354 domain-containing protein, with the translated sequence MTKLLFDALTPKQARIAAVLHVEGRRRGIEVVVTCREYMHVEDMLKMYNVPHLCVGKYGKNTYEKLVFGLERQLGLVEVAKGVDGMLSFPSPDAARVVFGLGKPLVVLNDTPHAVHVNRLVLPLSDVLIAPSAIPAEEWARYCPRRVVTFDGVFEYMWISRFRPNASTVESLGLAPGRYVVFRPEESHAAYYRWNSASLRRRLMKLAVEMGYQVVNVPRYDDQVEEGVVNLTHAVDHLDLAYFAAAVVSGGATMATEAALLGVPALSYFPEDYYIDRYLQERGAPLFRCKDEEGCVKALRDALKSGRATPPRLEDPTGLIFEVVKDVVR